GCACAGAAAGTTTTGGATAACGGCTTTCAGTTCAAATACAAAAATCTGGATAAGGCACTGGACAATCTGTTATAGCCGGAAACAAAAAAAGTGCTGAAATTTTCAGCACTTTAGTGGAATTATAATCGTAAGTAAGATGAAGTAATAAATTATTTTGTTGCTTTTACGCTAACTTTTAGTTCGATATCGTCATTGATAAATTTGTCACCTAAATTGTCAAAAACAGATTTAGAGCCATAATTTACATTCCATAATGTTCTGTTAATGGTAAAAGAATCACTGTCAATACTGATGCCTTTATCGTCAACCGTAACGGTTGCAGGGAACTTAACGCTTTTGGTAATATCTTTTAAGGTTAAGTTACCTTCTATCATTTTCTTGCCGGCTTCGTCGGTTACTTTTGTAATCTCGAAAACACCTTCAGGGTATTTTTTTGTATTGAAGAAATGATCAACATCGCTTTCTTTTCCAAGACCTTTTAAATGTCCTTCCAGTGATGCTTTGTCATCACCTTTTAAATCGGTTACAGTAATGGAAGTCATGTCGATGAAAAACTTACCGGTTTCGATAACGCCGTCTTTGGCATACAATTCACCATTTTTCAAAGCGATGGTTCCGGTGTGCTTTCCTGTTGGTTTGGTTGCTACCCAGTTTATAGTAGAAGCTTTCGCGTCAACATTAAACTTTACGGCTTCGTTTGAAGTTACCGGTGCCTCAACAGTTTCTTTTATTTCTGCTTCATTAGCCTTGTCTTTTTTACAGGAAACAACAGATAATGTTGCCAAAACCAATAAACTTAAAATGCCTTTTTTCATAGAAATTAATTTTTTAGTTTCCACAAACTTATCGAAATCAAATTGAAAACTTCTTAAAATTATATTAAATTTCTTTTATAAAATACTATGAAAGCATACTTTTTTATCGTTTTTGAGTCGCTTTTACATTTTTTATAAAGGCTGCCGGAAGCAGGAATTACGCCAGATCCGGCCTGAAAAAAC
This region of Flavobacterium inviolabile genomic DNA includes:
- a CDS encoding YceI family protein, yielding MKKGILSLLVLATLSVVSCKKDKANEAEIKETVEAPVTSNEAVKFNVDAKASTINWVATKPTGKHTGTIALKNGELYAKDGVIETGKFFIDMTSITVTDLKGDDKASLEGHLKGLGKESDVDHFFNTKKYPEGVFEITKVTDEAGKKMIEGNLTLKDITKSVKFPATVTVDDKGISIDSDSFTINRTLWNVNYGSKSVFDNLGDKFINDDIELKVSVKATK